The following proteins are co-located in the Heliorestis convoluta genome:
- the disA gene encoding DNA integrity scanning diadenylate cyclase DisA has product MHWEDKDGQGSRRKIFTCLRSLAPGSPLREGLENIMKAKTGALIVIGDSPQVLELVEGGFLINCPYTPASLYELAKMDGSIILSHDGQRILYANTQLVPEPSIPSEETGIRHRTAERVARQTGEMVISISQRRGVITIYQGTIKYTLRDIATILSKANQGLQTLEKYKVVIDKALTNLTALEFEDLVTVFDVTKILQRIEMFTRMVYEMDQYIIELGKEGRLVTMQLTELTDNVEEQAYTVIEDYLTIQERSVLQVREEIRHISNDIPDLVAIAKTLGYGTNIGVLDMSVSARGYRILEKVPRLPRQVVHNVVETFGGLQNIMSASVEELDEVEGIGEVRARAIKEGLRRLREQVLLDRDV; this is encoded by the coding sequence TTGCATTGGGAGGATAAAGATGGTCAAGGAAGCCGAAGAAAAATTTTTACGTGCCTTCGAAGCCTGGCGCCCGGTAGCCCACTACGAGAAGGTCTAGAGAACATTATGAAAGCCAAAACAGGTGCACTAATCGTAATTGGCGATAGCCCTCAAGTTTTAGAGCTCGTAGAAGGAGGCTTTCTGATCAACTGTCCCTATACACCGGCATCACTCTATGAACTCGCCAAAATGGATGGTTCTATCATATTAAGTCACGATGGACAGAGGATTCTCTATGCCAACACACAGCTTGTTCCAGAACCATCCATTCCCTCTGAAGAAACAGGCATTCGGCATCGTACAGCAGAGAGAGTGGCAAGGCAGACTGGCGAAATGGTTATCTCTATATCACAACGGCGTGGTGTAATCACCATCTATCAAGGAACAATCAAGTATACTCTGCGTGATATTGCCACAATATTATCAAAAGCAAACCAAGGACTCCAAACTTTAGAAAAGTATAAAGTGGTAATTGATAAAGCATTGACCAATTTAACAGCCTTAGAATTTGAAGACTTAGTTACTGTTTTCGATGTAACGAAAATTCTACAACGTATAGAAATGTTTACTCGCATGGTCTATGAAATGGATCAATATATCATTGAACTCGGCAAAGAAGGCCGTCTTGTAACGATGCAATTAACAGAATTGACCGATAATGTGGAAGAACAAGCTTATACTGTCATAGAAGATTACTTAACCATACAAGAACGGTCAGTGCTCCAAGTTAGAGAAGAAATCCGCCATATTAGCAATGACATTCCTGATCTGGTAGCGATCGCCAAAACCCTTGGTTACGGTACCAATATCGGTGTTTTAGACATGTCAGTCTCAGCAAGGGGCTATCGAATATTAGAAAAAGTTCCCAGACTACCTCGCCAGGTTGTTCATAATGTAGTAGAAACTTTTGGAGGACTTCAAAATATCATGTCTGCTTCAGTAGAAGAGCTTGATGAAGTCGAAGGCATCGGCGAAGTGCGCGCTCGAGCCATTAAAGAAGGATTGCGCCGCCTTCGAGAGCAAGTATTGCTTGACCGAGATGTATAA
- a CDS encoding spore coat protein: MTGAMKLRKASSNDSQGQKGKQNKKGQQNPSSSQNASGNKGNSQNSNTDFTDRDRLFDVMVTEKNMSSLCNRVALETGNDNVYRTLMICLNETQACQREFFHFALQKGWYHLRPADPLQMQQLYQQYQSYTLQFPYGQQSQNNSSSDGKQS; this comes from the coding sequence TTGACAGGAGCGATGAAGCTGCGCAAAGCTTCTAGCAATGATTCACAAGGTCAAAAAGGGAAACAAAATAAGAAGGGGCAACAAAACCCCTCCTCTTCTCAAAATGCCTCTGGGAATAAAGGCAATTCTCAAAATAGCAATACCGATTTTACGGATCGAGATCGCCTTTTTGATGTTATGGTCACTGAAAAAAATATGAGTTCACTTTGCAATCGAGTCGCTTTAGAAACAGGCAATGATAATGTCTATCGTACGCTCATGATTTGTTTGAATGAAACACAAGCTTGCCAGCGCGAGTTTTTTCACTTTGCGCTGCAAAAAGGCTGGTACCATTTACGTCCTGCCGATCCGTTGCAGATGCAGCAGCTCTATCAACAGTATCAGTCTTATACGCTGCAATTTCCTTATGGCCAGCAAAGCCAGAATAACTCTTCTTCCGATGGCAAGCAGTCGTGA
- the radA gene encoding DNA repair protein RadA — protein sequence MAKGKSRFFCNQCGQESLKWMGRCNGCGAWNSLVEEKVAKNESASSLTSRFGTQGISKPIHIDEAVDGDESRFSTGIQELDRVLGGGLVNGSLTLLSGDPGIGKSTILLQSAAQVANRSKVLYVSGEESVQQIKMRAQRLQVKNVNLYLLAETNIETILEIIKNIEPQWVIIDSIQTLYWNEIGSAPGNVAQVRECSGQLLRLAKDLPVAITLVGHVTKEGAIAGPRVLEHMVDTVLYLEGERNYPYRILRSVKNRFGSTNELGVFEMLGQGMVEVSNPSAFFLAERSQGAPGSVVVPSMEGTRPLLVEVQALVTPTLFGPARRVATGLDYQRTVLLAAVLDKKIGLHLGQQDIYVNVAGGLKIVEPAVDLAIVAAIASSSRNQMTDPETVLIGEVGLTGEVRAVGHLEKRIREASKLGFRRCICPGQNRKYLKGDVEIEIIGVEKVEEALSVALGG from the coding sequence GTGGCTAAAGGAAAAAGCCGTTTTTTTTGTAATCAATGTGGACAAGAGTCGCTGAAATGGATGGGCCGCTGTAATGGATGCGGCGCTTGGAACAGTCTAGTTGAAGAAAAAGTTGCTAAAAATGAAAGCGCTTCCTCGCTAACAAGTCGTTTCGGCACGCAAGGTATCTCCAAGCCCATTCATATTGATGAAGCGGTCGATGGTGATGAATCAAGATTTTCAACAGGGATTCAAGAACTCGATCGCGTCTTAGGAGGTGGTCTCGTCAACGGTTCGCTAACCCTTTTATCGGGCGATCCGGGTATCGGAAAATCGACCATACTTCTTCAAAGTGCCGCTCAGGTAGCCAATCGAAGCAAAGTTCTCTATGTTTCTGGTGAGGAATCGGTGCAACAGATCAAAATGAGGGCGCAGCGCCTTCAAGTGAAGAATGTAAATCTCTATTTGTTGGCTGAAACGAATATAGAAACAATTCTAGAAATAATTAAGAACATAGAACCGCAATGGGTCATTATTGATTCCATTCAAACATTATACTGGAATGAAATCGGATCAGCGCCAGGGAATGTAGCACAAGTGAGGGAATGCTCCGGACAGCTACTGCGTTTGGCAAAAGATTTACCCGTAGCCATTACGCTAGTCGGTCATGTTACCAAAGAAGGTGCCATCGCTGGGCCAAGGGTTCTTGAGCACATGGTAGATACAGTGTTGTACCTTGAGGGAGAAAGAAACTATCCTTATCGCATTTTACGAAGTGTAAAAAATCGATTTGGGTCCACCAATGAACTAGGCGTCTTTGAAATGTTAGGTCAGGGTATGGTGGAAGTTTCCAATCCATCTGCTTTTTTTCTGGCCGAAAGAAGTCAAGGGGCACCTGGTTCTGTCGTTGTACCTTCAATGGAAGGCACAAGGCCTCTCTTGGTTGAAGTGCAAGCCCTTGTTACACCGACCCTATTTGGGCCTGCTCGTCGCGTTGCTACAGGATTAGACTACCAGAGAACGGTATTGTTAGCGGCTGTTTTAGACAAAAAAATCGGTCTTCATCTGGGGCAACAAGACATTTATGTAAATGTGGCTGGTGGACTCAAAATTGTCGAACCAGCCGTTGATCTGGCCATCGTAGCAGCCATTGCTTCGAGCAGTCGCAACCAAATGACAGATCCAGAAACGGTCTTAATCGGTGAAGTTGGCTTAACGGGTGAAGTACGTGCAGTCGGTCACCTAGAAAAAAGAATTCGAGAAGCCTCCAAACTAGGCTTCCGTCGTTGTATTTGCCCTGGCCAAAATAGGAAATACTTGAAAGGAGACGTAGAGATTGAAATTATCGGGGTAGAAAAAGTAGAAGAAGCCCTGTCAGTTGCATTGGGAGGATAA